Proteins encoded in a region of the Sander vitreus isolate 19-12246 unplaced genomic scaffold, sanVit1 ctg259_0, whole genome shotgun sequence genome:
- the rps14 gene encoding small ribosomal subunit protein uS11, which produces MAPRKGKEKKEEQVISLGPQVAEGENVFGVCHIFASFNDTFVHVTDLSGKETICRVTGGMKVKADRDESSPYAAMLAAQDVAQRCKELGITALHIKLRATGGNRTKTPGPGAQSALRALARSGMKIGRIEDVTPIPSDSTRRKGGRRGRRL; this is translated from the exons ATGGCTCCTCgtaaagggaaggaaaagaaggaGGAGCAGGTGATCAGTCTGGGTCCTCAGGTCGCTGAAGGAGAGAACGTCTTCGGAGTCTGTCACATCTTCGCCTCCTTCAACGACACCTTCGTCCACGTCACCGACCTCTCCGGAAA GGAGACTATCTGCCGTGTGACCGGTGGGATGAAGGTGAAGGCCGACAGAGACGAGTCGTCTCCGTACGCCGCCATGTTGGCCGCTCAGGACGTCGCTCAGCGCTGCAAAGAGCTCGGCATCACAGCACTGCACATCAAGCTGAGAGCTACAGGGGGGAACAG GACCAAGACTCCTGGTCCTGGAGCTCAGTCTGCTCTCAGAGCTCTGGCTCGATCTGGGATGAAGATCGGACGCATCG aggaCGTGACTCCGATCCCGTCAGACTCCACCAGGAGGAAGGGTGGACGTCGTGGTCGTCGTCTGTAA